Proteins encoded in a region of the Bacteroidota bacterium genome:
- a CDS encoding cation acetate symporter — translation MENHLLTVVFIVFFVLLSIVITWWSSKRTSTTTDFYVAGRGIPWIQVGIAMVGSYLSAASFLGCAGDIGVFGMDSIWLSVGFFGGYMALLLLIAGPLRNVGSYTVAGALHRRFPDDKVKLAVTTSTLVISTFYLVPQMIGAGVIFYILLGWDFVYVTVALGILMSAYIVFGGMKSTLYNQVVQAVFLWVTMVIITVVAFFVVGNGSFDYIFNTASEVVPPIFAGKNPEVVSAITGLPADQAIQTARQIMPESKSAIDIGVKTGSTLAMISTIIALVFGTAGLPHILVMFFTVKSAKAAKKSVTLCIVALGIFYLLAIFLGFLLFPAVYPQLVEWISQGPTGVGLAKNMAVLEISEMIGGEWLMAIGAAGAVAAILSTAAGLMITVSSAISHDIYKHYINPQANEKQEMNIAKVTTLVMATVAIVLAIYLRDQNIAWLVMLAFSIAASAIFPAMLATLWWKDVTRQAVIASIFTGLVVSTIFIILLLNEVPTFLGLPTAGGPGVFGVTASFLVLYITSKFTTDTGHKVSEYLSIAHQHHED, via the coding sequence ATGGAAAATCATCTTTTAACCGTTGTCTTTATTGTCTTCTTTGTCTTACTCAGCATCGTCATAACCTGGTGGTCAAGTAAGCGAACCTCCACCACCACCGATTTTTATGTGGCAGGCAGGGGAATTCCCTGGATTCAGGTTGGAATTGCCATGGTGGGTAGTTACCTGTCTGCCGCCAGTTTTCTGGGGTGTGCCGGTGATATCGGTGTGTTCGGCATGGATTCCATCTGGCTGTCGGTTGGATTTTTCGGTGGGTATATGGCCTTGTTGCTACTGATAGCCGGCCCACTCAGAAATGTGGGATCCTACACGGTTGCCGGGGCCCTTCACCGCCGGTTTCCCGATGACAAGGTGAAATTGGCAGTCACCACCAGTACGCTTGTCATTTCCACTTTCTATCTGGTTCCGCAGATGATTGGTGCCGGTGTGATTTTTTACATTCTGCTGGGCTGGGATTTTGTCTACGTCACTGTGGCTCTTGGGATTCTCATGTCTGCCTATATCGTGTTCGGAGGCATGAAAAGTACGCTTTATAATCAGGTCGTCCAGGCTGTCTTCCTTTGGGTTACCATGGTGATCATCACGGTTGTTGCCTTTTTTGTGGTCGGAAACGGCTCTTTCGACTACATTTTCAATACAGCTTCCGAAGTAGTTCCCCCCATTTTTGCCGGAAAAAACCCTGAAGTAGTCTCTGCTATTACTGGTTTGCCAGCCGATCAAGCCATTCAGACTGCCAGGCAGATCATGCCTGAATCGAAGAGTGCCATTGATATTGGTGTGAAAACCGGCAGTACACTTGCCATGATCAGCACAATCATTGCTCTGGTATTTGGTACCGCGGGGCTGCCTCACATTCTCGTGATGTTTTTTACCGTTAAAAGCGCCAAAGCGGCCAAGAAAAGTGTGACCTTGTGTATCGTTGCTCTTGGTATCTTTTACCTGCTCGCCATTTTCCTTGGTTTTCTGCTTTTCCCGGCGGTCTATCCGCAATTAGTGGAATGGATTTCACAGGGACCCACCGGAGTGGGTCTTGCAAAGAACATGGCAGTGCTCGAAATCAGTGAAATGATTGGTGGGGAATGGTTGATGGCCATCGGTGCTGCAGGTGCCGTGGCAGCCATTTTATCCACTGCAGCCGGGTTGATGATTACCGTGTCCTCAGCCATCAGCCATGACATCTATAAACACTACATCAATCCGCAAGCCAATGAAAAACAGGAAATGAATATTGCAAAGGTCACCACACTCGTTATGGCGACCGTTGCCATTGTTTTGGCCATTTACCTTCGGGATCAGAACATTGCCTGGCTGGTCATGCTTGCCTTCAGTATTGCCGCCTCGGCCATTTTTCCGGCGATGCTTGCTACTTTGTGGTGGAAGGATGTTACCAGACAAGCGGTTATCGCAAGCATCTTTACCGGATTGGTTGTATCAACCATTTTTATCATTCTTCTGCTGAATGAAGTTCCCACCTTTCTTGGATTACCCACGGCAGGGGGACCGGGTGTTTTTGGGGTAACCGCCTCCTTCCTGGTTCTTTACATTACCAGCAAATTCACAACGGATACCGGGCACAAGGTCAGCGAGTACCTTTCCATTGCCCATCAGCACCACGAGGATTAG
- a CDS encoding T9SS type A sorting domain-containing protein, translating into MIKLTGIGMCMVFLAGSAMAQVDAQATQETKNLYANLKKVAFNGKNILFGQEFFNSYSWSGGNHENEDVSDVKTVAGVHPAVLGQDFHYYLYKSADERRKHKEAAIKAKALGCVVTFDFHIYSKYHNSSEYADADRYLMYNIGEGNNAYGEVTWLNQQLDQVLTVLNTDLKIPVVVRLFHEMNGNWFWWGTKAFGGAASYKKLYQYAVNYLKARTNYALFAWSPNYPFDTSYYPGNSYVDVIGLDMYDQGTGSGPSFDVMVSQLTAVSDYAYSNGKIPVFAETGNRINSPDSWPWWWYNVNEKIQASNRAWKVAWMLTWINQPWGNPPYTAHAGSSAQAKTAFNDFKNMPSTLFQAEALALKLYATPTAKTEAEEEGPSPSGFILLGSYPNPFNPSTHIRYQLPARMAVQVQVFDVTGRLIADLVNGEQEAGPQEVSFNASGLTSGVYFYTIRAGGQMKTGKFTLMK; encoded by the coding sequence ATGATCAAATTGACAGGGATCGGTATGTGCATGGTGTTTCTGGCCGGGTCAGCCATGGCTCAGGTGGATGCACAAGCCACTCAGGAAACCAAAAACCTCTATGCCAACCTGAAGAAGGTTGCTTTCAATGGCAAGAATATCCTTTTCGGACAGGAATTCTTTAACAGCTATTCATGGTCTGGAGGCAATCATGAAAATGAAGATGTCTCCGATGTGAAAACAGTGGCAGGAGTCCATCCGGCGGTGCTGGGTCAGGATTTTCACTATTATCTGTACAAATCAGCCGATGAGCGCCGCAAACACAAAGAAGCAGCCATCAAGGCAAAGGCGTTGGGTTGTGTGGTGACGTTTGATTTTCACATCTACAGCAAGTACCACAATTCGTCTGAATATGCCGATGCAGACCGGTATCTCATGTACAACATCGGTGAAGGGAACAATGCTTACGGGGAAGTCACCTGGCTGAATCAGCAGCTTGATCAGGTGCTGACGGTTCTGAATACGGATCTGAAAATTCCTGTGGTGGTTCGTCTCTTTCACGAAATGAACGGCAACTGGTTCTGGTGGGGCACAAAGGCCTTCGGAGGGGCAGCCTCCTATAAAAAACTGTACCAGTATGCAGTGAATTATCTGAAAGCCCGGACCAATTACGCCCTTTTTGCATGGTCACCCAACTATCCGTTTGATACCAGTTACTATCCCGGAAATTCCTATGTGGATGTGATTGGTCTGGATATGTACGATCAGGGCACGGGTTCCGGACCATCGTTTGATGTGATGGTAAGTCAGTTAACAGCCGTCAGTGACTATGCGTACAGCAACGGAAAAATTCCGGTTTTTGCAGAAACCGGTAACCGCATCAACTCGCCGGATTCCTGGCCGTGGTGGTGGTATAACGTGAATGAAAAGATTCAGGCTTCCAACCGGGCTTGGAAAGTGGCCTGGATGCTCACGTGGATCAATCAACCATGGGGAAATCCGCCTTACACTGCACACGCTGGCAGTTCCGCTCAGGCGAAGACTGCTTTTAACGACTTTAAGAACATGCCATCCACCTTGTTTCAGGCAGAGGCTTTGGCCTTAAAGCTCTATGCCACTCCGACCGCAAAGACGGAAGCAGAGGAAGAAGGGCCTTCACCATCCGGATTTATATTGCTGGGCAGCTATCCGAATCCGTTTAATCCGTCCACACACATCCGGTACCAGTTGCCGGCAAGGATGGCTGTACAGGTTCAGGTGTTCGATGTCACCGGACGGCTCATCGCCGATCTGGTGAATGGTGAGCAGGAAGCAGGGCCTCAGGAGGTATCGTTCAACGCATCCGGTCTGACCAGCGGGGTGTATTTCTATACCATCCGTGCCGGCGGACAGATGAAAACGGGTAAATTCACGTTGATGAAATAG
- a CDS encoding VCBS repeat-containing protein, giving the protein MIIFMLLLLQTPLFTPITDSPVTTMGGDSRSVNWFDFDQDQDLDLFISNGKEGGENNFFYLNNGDGTFTFLDSLVICKDGSPSDGATVGDINNDGYPDLFVSTWYGVKNFLYLNDQGKRFIQMDDSPAMTDLSYAETGTFGDVNRDGWLDLYVTISAGSLRNLFYLNDGTGGLVKQSTTGVINPRLPSRYADFADLNGDGWQDLIVTNENNQPENLFLNGPAGFTSSAPASLTSLKGNTASGSIEDVDNDGDFDLILANYNSERNHLLINDGNLGWTKMATAPWTTDPANSFGTAPGDVDNDGDLDLLITNAFSANGSRLVNYLYLNDGLGNFTRSETGLPADSGWVYGAAFADYDLDGDLDVAMAGCFDKTENNRLYLNNGNPNHWIQLNLTGIQSNRSGIGAIVHLYSQTNGKPLHQTRRLAGQSGYSGQTLRIHAGLGDATVIDSLVIFWPSGIRQTLIQVQADQLLNVTESSTPLSIPVDQPEKSFRINHIYPNPFNPEATMEFTVNQFMPGNALLVAVFDMAGRLVLSEQIPVSKPGLHSWTLVAGSFSSGHYLIRLSSGSRFDARRITLVK; this is encoded by the coding sequence ATGATTATTTTTATGTTACTGCTCCTGCAAACTCCCTTATTCACTCCCATCACCGATTCACCGGTCACCACCATGGGCGGCGATTCCCGGTCGGTAAACTGGTTCGACTTTGATCAGGATCAGGATCTGGATCTGTTCATCTCCAACGGTAAGGAAGGCGGAGAAAACAACTTCTTCTATCTGAACAACGGAGACGGAACGTTTACGTTTCTGGATTCACTCGTCATCTGCAAGGATGGTTCACCGTCGGATGGCGCAACGGTGGGCGACATCAACAACGACGGATATCCCGATCTGTTCGTATCCACCTGGTATGGAGTGAAAAATTTTCTTTACCTGAACGATCAGGGTAAACGCTTTATTCAGATGGATGACTCCCCTGCCATGACCGATCTCTCCTATGCCGAAACAGGCACCTTCGGCGATGTGAACCGCGATGGATGGCTGGATCTGTACGTGACGATCAGCGCCGGCTCCCTGCGGAATTTATTCTACCTGAATGATGGAACCGGCGGTCTGGTGAAACAATCCACCACCGGCGTGATCAACCCGCGATTGCCTTCCCGGTATGCCGACTTTGCCGACCTGAACGGAGATGGCTGGCAGGATCTGATTGTCACCAACGAAAACAATCAGCCCGAAAATCTCTTTCTGAACGGACCTGCCGGATTCACCTCCTCAGCCCCGGCTTCCCTGACCAGTCTGAAGGGAAATACCGCAAGCGGATCCATTGAGGATGTGGATAATGATGGCGACTTCGATCTGATTCTGGCCAATTACAACAGCGAACGGAATCACCTGCTGATCAACGATGGAAACCTCGGCTGGACCAAAATGGCAACCGCACCCTGGACCACCGACCCGGCCAATTCCTTCGGAACCGCACCCGGCGATGTGGATAATGACGGCGACCTCGATCTGCTCATCACCAATGCCTTTTCTGCCAACGGATCCCGGCTGGTCAACTATCTCTACCTGAATGATGGTCTTGGTAACTTCACCCGCTCAGAAACCGGACTCCCTGCCGATTCAGGATGGGTCTATGGCGCCGCCTTTGCCGATTATGATCTGGATGGCGATCTCGATGTCGCTATGGCCGGTTGTTTCGATAAAACCGAGAATAACCGGTTGTACCTGAATAACGGAAACCCGAATCACTGGATTCAGTTGAACCTGACAGGGATACAGAGCAACCGCTCGGGAATCGGAGCCATCGTTCACCTGTATTCGCAAACCAACGGAAAACCCCTCCATCAGACACGGCGTCTGGCCGGACAGTCGGGGTACTCGGGACAAACCTTGCGCATTCATGCCGGACTTGGGGATGCCACGGTTATTGACTCACTGGTAATTTTCTGGCCATCGGGAATCAGACAGACATTGATTCAGGTGCAGGCCGATCAGCTTCTGAACGTGACGGAATCCTCCACGCCACTCTCCATTCCGGTTGATCAACCCGAAAAATCTTTCCGGATTAACCATATCTACCCGAATCCCTTTAACCCGGAAGCCACCATGGAATTTACCGTGAATCAATTCATGCCGGGAAACGCCCTGTTGGTGGCTGTGTTCGACATGGCCGGTCGTCTGGTCCTTTCCGAACAGATTCCCGTATCAAAACCCGGTCTACATTCCTGGACCCTGGTTGCAGGCTCCTTCAGTTCAGGACATTATCTGATACGCCTGTCTTCCGGATCCCGTTTCGATGCCCGGCGGATTACCCTGGTTAAATGA
- a CDS encoding histidine kinase has protein sequence MSFLFPLTRSWLIYAAGVLLLFLMSVTSSWVYYLGTDISFQWEKQILTRFPSYGLWLALIPLIFALVRNRINRYGLTIRPVLHLAAGGAILAVLHRPVASFLSAVVTGTTGEFYTDITSASFFQIMAYVLDSYLVFLLLAGTRLTETAWRMASEDRERALKLERNLADSRLQTLSIQFQPHFIFNALQGLSMLVYKDPSAADSMITTLSDLLRASARMAESPFIPLSDELALSEKYLTIQQIRFGSRLSVATDTDPDCLSLPCPPFILQPLFENAIKHAVERNPEPTRVALTIQREGTRLIIRMTNSLPPKFTESSGGTGLSLIRERLNLLYPGTAQLNSQRLDSQFLIELTLPLPEGNHP, from the coding sequence ATGTCTTTCCTGTTCCCTCTGACCAGAAGCTGGCTGATCTATGCAGCCGGGGTGCTTCTGCTTTTCCTGATGTCGGTGACCAGTTCATGGGTCTATTATCTGGGTACCGATATTTCCTTTCAGTGGGAAAAACAAATCCTGACCCGGTTCCCATCGTACGGACTCTGGCTGGCACTGATTCCGTTGATTTTTGCCCTCGTCAGAAACCGGATCAACCGGTATGGGCTGACTATCAGACCGGTCCTGCACCTCGCAGCGGGCGGAGCGATTCTGGCTGTCCTTCATCGGCCGGTGGCGTCCTTCCTGTCTGCAGTGGTCACCGGTACGACGGGTGAATTTTACACCGATATCACCTCGGCTTCCTTCTTCCAGATCATGGCGTACGTGCTGGATAGCTACCTGGTGTTTCTTCTGCTGGCCGGCACCCGGCTCACCGAAACTGCCTGGCGGATGGCATCGGAAGACCGTGAACGGGCACTGAAACTCGAAAGAAACCTGGCCGACTCGCGGTTGCAGACCCTTTCCATCCAATTTCAGCCACACTTTATTTTCAATGCTCTGCAGGGACTCTCCATGCTGGTGTACAAAGATCCTTCTGCAGCCGATTCCATGATCACCACCCTCAGCGATCTGCTCAGAGCCAGCGCACGGATGGCAGAATCACCCTTCATTCCCCTGAGCGACGAGCTGGCCCTTTCAGAAAAGTATCTGACCATTCAGCAAATCCGGTTCGGATCCAGACTGTCGGTTGCAACCGATACCGATCCCGATTGTCTGTCGCTTCCCTGTCCTCCCTTTATCCTTCAGCCCCTGTTCGAAAATGCCATCAAACATGCCGTGGAACGGAATCCGGAACCCACCCGGGTTGCACTGACCATCCAACGGGAAGGAACCCGTCTGATAATCCGGATGACCAATTCCCTGCCGCCCAAATTCACCGAAAGCAGTGGCGGAACCGGATTGTCACTCATCAGGGAACGGCTGAACCTGCTGTACCCGGGCACAGCTCAACTGAACAGTCAGCGGTTGGATAGTCAATTCCTCATTGAATTGACCCTGCCGCTTCCCGAAGGAAACCACCCATGA
- a CDS encoding DUF3857 domain-containing protein — protein MKTIVFTILIFFFFPENQAVAQQFLRELPSLQSTTAINSARFKYDDAIIILKEQSYKTDLAVIDHDRYGNSIAGLSAVRTTIKIIKVLTEKGVQDLGTFSDRFSDYMEIGPENVYQIRVRVLKPDSTIYVLNETDIRRFKEGFTKSNDVTWKITYRIPDLKVNDIIQIEVVETDPFAKLIGGFFVFSDTYPVLYSNLYVTMRNRDLPRFYSFPPEKIGHPAISQVSENIGSGKTYFWSVRNLNGIHSESFDPPRLDQEIMTIFKLTKIDRTDNLTWNHAGNNFFEDYIDYDDVSQSQIQSLGFRRRPEGMDIRLIDSLYAAIRNKFSLLPDPGIYPLKIDYLFERMTGDASDLAFLFHKVLKEWEVKSECFLMRNQNQGTIEESAPTLSWFNRMGVKVTIDSTVRYYDFDAAAPSVYQLPTYLVKNPVLILREEYSDLEKIAPPQPKVLSSISENRFISVGPATIRDSTTLSLTGYFAEEFRHEHFRRTSGEISKVLSESPLLSHYVQDDLVVNSQPLGRPVILWNATGTWKEKPEIVGDQHIIRLKSLELSSLRDKLFSPIRYGHLYFNVPFTLSTTTQVEIPDGFHVSTQPASVVIPGPDKITFHQYVSTPSPNRIVIENTLNIPSEFLDITQYKALQEFLEKAVTTSTSEIIFTKTDKK, from the coding sequence ATGAAAACCATTGTTTTTACCATCCTGATATTCTTCTTTTTTCCTGAAAACCAGGCAGTCGCCCAGCAATTTCTCAGGGAACTTCCCTCCCTGCAGAGTACGACTGCTATCAACAGCGCACGGTTCAAATATGATGATGCAATCATTATCCTCAAGGAACAAAGTTATAAAACCGACCTTGCCGTTATTGATCATGACCGATATGGGAATAGCATTGCGGGTTTAAGCGCTGTCAGAACCACAATCAAAATAATAAAGGTGCTGACTGAAAAGGGAGTACAGGACCTTGGTACGTTCTCAGACCGCTTTTCAGATTATATGGAAATCGGACCCGAAAACGTTTACCAGATCAGAGTCCGGGTTCTTAAGCCAGACAGCACCATTTATGTGCTGAATGAAACAGATATCCGTAGGTTTAAAGAGGGCTTTACAAAAAGCAACGATGTAACCTGGAAAATCACCTACCGGATTCCAGATCTGAAAGTGAACGATATTATACAGATCGAAGTCGTCGAAACCGACCCGTTTGCAAAACTGATTGGTGGATTTTTCGTGTTCAGTGATACTTATCCGGTGCTCTATTCGAATTTGTATGTGACCATGAGAAATCGTGATTTACCCAGATTTTATTCCTTTCCCCCCGAGAAAATCGGTCATCCGGCCATCAGCCAGGTCAGCGAGAATATTGGTTCTGGCAAAACCTATTTCTGGAGTGTCAGAAACCTCAATGGTATCCATTCCGAATCATTTGATCCACCCCGACTGGATCAGGAAATCATGACCATTTTCAAGCTGACCAAGATTGATCGTACCGATAACCTGACATGGAATCATGCAGGAAATAATTTTTTCGAAGACTATATCGATTATGATGATGTCAGCCAGTCACAAATTCAAAGCCTCGGATTCAGGAGAAGACCCGAAGGAATGGATATCCGGCTCATTGATTCCCTTTATGCGGCCATCCGGAATAAATTCAGCCTGCTGCCCGATCCCGGAATATATCCCCTCAAAATTGATTACCTCTTCGAAAGAATGACTGGTGATGCCTCTGATCTGGCGTTTTTGTTTCACAAAGTCCTGAAGGAATGGGAGGTAAAGTCAGAATGTTTTTTAATGCGGAATCAGAATCAGGGAACCATTGAGGAATCTGCACCAACCCTCTCCTGGTTTAACCGGATGGGTGTTAAGGTAACCATTGACAGCACCGTGAGATATTATGATTTCGATGCAGCGGCACCATCCGTGTATCAGTTGCCGACTTATTTGGTAAAAAACCCTGTGTTGATCCTTCGAGAAGAGTACTCCGACCTCGAGAAAATTGCACCTCCGCAACCCAAGGTTCTGAGTTCCATATCCGAAAACAGGTTTATCAGCGTCGGACCCGCAACCATCCGGGATTCTACAACCCTGTCTCTGACCGGTTATTTCGCAGAGGAATTCCGCCACGAGCATTTCAGGAGGACCTCCGGAGAAATCAGCAAAGTACTCTCTGAATCCCCCTTGCTTTCTCATTATGTTCAGGACGATCTCGTTGTTAATTCTCAGCCCCTCGGCCGGCCTGTTATCCTATGGAATGCAACAGGTACATGGAAAGAAAAACCAGAGATAGTCGGAGACCAGCATATTATCAGATTGAAATCACTTGAATTAAGTTCCCTACGCGATAAACTGTTTTCTCCCATCAGATATGGTCACTTGTATTTCAACGTTCCTTTCACCCTTTCAACCACCACACAGGTGGAAATTCCCGATGGTTTTCACGTTTCCACCCAGCCCGCTTCTGTGGTCATACCCGGTCCTGATAAAATCACGTTTCATCAATATGTATCCACTCCATCACCAAACCGGATTGTTATAGAAAATACCCTGAACATCCCATCAGAATTTCTGGACATAACCCAGTATAAAGCCTTGCAGGAGTTTCTGGAAAAGGCCGTCACTACCTCTACATCAGAAATTATATTCACCAAAACAGATAAAAAGTGA
- a CDS encoding transglutaminase domain-containing protein translates to MIRRSKEVESISKSDLYKGSTSGASQISESSFLLPVFEKGIEPGDLIEVIYQHEVQLPQLGFYIDFSSCPENSQNLTFQINSTPEINPLVITRNAEFTVTDEHQDGIRTTKYHLDRMSKPKGDPFFSKINPSPAILVSPFFKKDDWKSFGDWYLNLIASKNPQKDELKGLAESLTTGLSDTLSRLNALFNYCQREIRYEQVYLRQGEFIPNSVSDILKRKYGDCKDYSFLFYQLAQAIDIPVKLALVYRGRGFEHSNEIPVSQFNHMIAMYEDSTGVYWYDGTNRISIPGLPGDDLIGQTTLVLQNGGSRLQSIHESGKNILTIHATIHPGSTGAEGNYSVIFGGEFTILPAYWSLFHNTGDLNQYFARWIKEHIHSEMMVSDLKWYTDKNTFTLEFKGKTPNAIRTLANERVTTLSRLFNRLLPSDTDGSTRNNFFFYPSYNRVEVEISGLSESPIKTGLLEIDPGPWISNNQKEQATKKLQEINSIFSSLHYLKDNK, encoded by the coding sequence GTGATCCGCCGGTCAAAGGAAGTGGAATCCATCAGCAAATCTGATCTTTACAAGGGAAGTACCTCAGGGGCCAGTCAGATTTCAGAATCATCGTTTCTTTTGCCGGTATTTGAAAAGGGAATCGAACCAGGCGACCTCATCGAGGTCATCTACCAGCATGAAGTCCAGTTGCCCCAATTGGGTTTTTACATCGATTTCAGTTCCTGTCCCGAAAACAGTCAGAACCTGACCTTTCAAATCAACAGCACTCCCGAAATTAATCCGCTGGTCATTACCAGAAATGCCGAATTCACGGTGACAGATGAACATCAGGATGGAATCCGAACGACCAAGTATCATCTGGACAGAATGTCAAAGCCAAAAGGGGATCCGTTCTTCTCGAAAATCAATCCATCACCAGCGATTCTGGTTTCTCCTTTCTTTAAAAAGGATGACTGGAAATCCTTTGGTGATTGGTATCTGAATTTGATCGCCTCAAAAAATCCGCAGAAGGATGAATTAAAGGGTCTTGCTGAATCACTCACAACTGGACTTTCAGATACGCTATCCCGTCTGAATGCCCTTTTCAATTATTGCCAGCGTGAAATACGTTATGAACAGGTCTACCTCAGACAGGGAGAATTTATCCCGAACTCGGTGAGTGACATCCTGAAACGGAAATATGGGGACTGCAAGGATTATTCTTTCCTCTTTTATCAGTTGGCGCAGGCAATTGACATACCGGTAAAACTGGCATTGGTCTATCGGGGAAGGGGATTTGAACATTCCAATGAAATTCCCGTCAGTCAGTTTAATCACATGATTGCCATGTACGAAGATTCAACCGGTGTTTACTGGTATGATGGCACCAACCGGATATCAATTCCGGGTCTGCCCGGTGATGATCTGATCGGACAGACAACGCTGGTCCTGCAAAACGGAGGTTCCCGGCTTCAATCTATTCATGAATCAGGTAAAAATATCCTTACCATTCATGCCACCATCCATCCTGGAAGCACCGGGGCGGAAGGTAATTACTCGGTTATTTTCGGCGGTGAATTCACCATCCTGCCTGCCTACTGGAGTCTCTTCCATAACACGGGTGATTTGAATCAATACTTTGCCCGTTGGATAAAGGAACATATTCACAGCGAAATGATGGTAAGTGATTTAAAATGGTATACGGATAAAAACACGTTCACGCTGGAATTCAAAGGAAAAACCCCTAACGCCATCAGGACCCTTGCCAACGAAAGGGTCACCACCTTAAGCCGGTTATTTAATCGGCTCCTTCCTTCTGATACAGATGGAAGCACCCGGAATAATTTCTTCTTTTACCCTTCTTATAATCGGGTCGAAGTTGAAATAAGCGGACTGTCGGAATCACCAATTAAAACAGGGTTATTGGAAATTGATCCCGGTCCATGGATCTCGAACAATCAAAAAGAACAAGCGACAAAAAAACTTCAGGAAATCAATTCCATCTTTTCAAGTCTGCACTATCTGAAGGACAACAAATGA
- a CDS encoding response regulator transcription factor, which translates to MISAVIIEDEPLAAEKLAFLLKDFPGIRIDGQFAEAGTALTWLTTHTPDLIFLDIQLPGLSGMELARALPDPSPAIIFTTAFDSYAIDAFDVNAVGYLLKPFDRNRLIAVVLKALKKIRPTASPADRDVYPVKSGGKIRLIPLKELLWIQSDHNDVKIGTTGDILSQRSTLTAMEEALPATEYVRVHKSFIIRKDALKEIEPLPNGEFILTLSTGKKIPTGRTYRSALTGLPGIPD; encoded by the coding sequence ATGATTTCGGCCGTGATCATTGAGGATGAACCCCTTGCCGCCGAAAAACTGGCCTTTCTTCTGAAAGATTTCCCGGGAATCCGGATCGACGGACAGTTCGCAGAGGCCGGAACGGCTCTGACCTGGCTCACCACGCACACTCCTGATCTCATTTTCCTGGATATCCAACTGCCCGGACTTTCCGGAATGGAACTGGCACGTGCACTGCCCGATCCATCGCCGGCCATCATCTTTACCACGGCCTTTGATTCTTATGCCATCGATGCGTTCGATGTGAATGCAGTGGGTTACCTGCTGAAACCCTTCGACCGGAACCGTCTGATTGCTGTGGTGCTGAAAGCACTTAAGAAAATCCGGCCAACTGCCTCCCCGGCTGACCGCGATGTGTATCCGGTGAAATCGGGCGGAAAAATCCGCCTCATCCCGCTGAAGGAGTTGCTGTGGATTCAATCCGACCATAACGATGTGAAAATTGGCACCACAGGCGATATTCTGAGCCAGCGATCCACCCTGACCGCCATGGAAGAGGCGCTGCCAGCCACCGAGTACGTGCGTGTCCATAAAAGCTTCATCATCCGGAAGGATGCCCTGAAAGAAATCGAACCCCTTCCCAACGGTGAATTCATCCTGACCCTTTCCACCGGAAAGAAAATCCCCACCGGCCGCACCTACCGGTCTGCCCTGACCGGACTGCCCGGCATCCCCGATTAA
- a CDS encoding VOC family protein: MAAPAKNPFTWVEIYVDDMNRAKAFYESVLKVSLIDMQMPEEFGQMVSFPWAEGKENISGALVKMDSMKPGTGGTMVYFTCDDCAVEEGRVKAAGGEVLQPKMSLGEHGFCSIVQDTEGNTIGLHSRA; this comes from the coding sequence ATGGCTGCACCAGCAAAAAATCCGTTCACCTGGGTGGAAATCTACGTGGATGATATGAACCGCGCAAAAGCATTTTACGAATCGGTTCTCAAGGTTTCACTGATCGATATGCAGATGCCCGAAGAATTCGGTCAGATGGTCAGTTTTCCCTGGGCTGAAGGAAAAGAAAACATCAGTGGTGCGCTGGTGAAAATGGACTCGATGAAACCAGGAACCGGCGGCACAATGGTTTATTTCACCTGCGATGACTGTGCCGTTGAAGAAGGGCGGGTGAAAGCAGCCGGCGGCGAGGTTCTTCAGCCCAAAATGTCGCTGGGTGAGCATGGCTTCTGTTCCATCGTCCAGGATACCGAAGGCAACACCATCGGACTGCATTCCCGGGCGTGA